The genomic region ACATCCAGGCCCACCTCCGGCAGTTGCTTAGCCATCAGGGAAGCCTCTGGTGACCATAGGCTGGCATAAATGACCTGTACATCTTTCGGAACGGTTCCCAGTATGGAACGGAGGTCTTTATCTCCGGCCTTAATAACAAAACGAAAGGTTTGGGCTCCCAACTCTTTAGCTTTTTTCTCGAATTCATCGGCGGCTCCCCGAGGCCCAGTCGTTCCATCGTCAAAGATAGCAATTTTTTTGGCTTTTAGCTCTTCCACTGCAAAGATAGCCCCTGCAGGACCCTGGGCATCATCCCGTGCACAAACGCGGTTGACAACCTTCAGGCCTCGATCCGTCACCTTAGGATTGGTACATCCGGGGGAGATCATAACCAGATTGGCAGCCTCAAATTTTTCCGATGCAGGAATACAGGTTACACTGGTTATTCCATAAACTACTCCCATGACCGCCGGATCCGCTATGATTTTTTCAGCTGCGGTAACTCCCATTTGGGGATTTCCCTGATCATCGGCTTCCAGAACCTCAATCCTGGCTCCCAGTACACCCCCCCGTTCATTCCATTCCTCAGCAGCCAGCTTAACTGCGTTGGCCACCTCTTGCCCCTGTTTAGCCAGAGGACCTGTCAGGGGAATTCCCACCGCAATCTTAATGACCTCTGTAGCATAAGAAGTTTCTAAAACCAGCGTCATCTGAACAAGAAAGCTTAAAGCTAAAGCAAGAATCCTTAAAATTCTCGGAGAATTCTGAGTTTTTTTCATGGCTCTTAAAACCATACAGCGTAATGTATAAAACATAGCCTTTAAAACCTCCTATTTATGACGCTTTGTTTACTTGGTTTTGCTTGACTTTTAGACGACCCCCCCCGGTTCCTCTCCCACGCTGCGGGCGAGGGGAGTTGAGGAGTTGGTCTGGAGATTTACCGGCTCTCCTCCTACCCTGGGGGAGGGGCCGGGGGAGGGAAAAGAACCCTGCCCCTTTAGCTTTACAAAACCACCCGATCGGTAGTATTTCCCGAAGAAATAATTTGTCCTTGTAAGAGGCCCCTTCAGCAGACTCAGGATAAACTCCACAAAGAAACAATCCCAGGAAAAATCGCTTCGCCGGGTTTATTCCGATATATCCAGGAACTCACCAGGGCCTCCCACCTGTTTACTTACAAGTCGATATAAAACCTGTTTTTTATACCTGACCGAAGGAAGGTTAGATACGTCTTATACATTACGTGGTACGTTTTACTTCTTACCTTTAAGGATATGCGTCAAGTAGTTAAATCTTTTCATATCGGGTTTTAAGAGGGATTGTCAACACTTTTTTCTGAATATCTTTATTCCTTGACAGGGGACGGTAGAAACGATATAGTGTCTTTAATGAATGGGTTAATGGGCTTTTATGAACACCAACTCTATCTTTAGAAGGGATCACATGGATACGATTAAACGTTTATTTAAAAGTAAGGGGACTTTCTGGATTTTGATTGTCCTTTTAAATTCATGTAGTTCAACGGCTAAGTCAACACCTCCTTCATTGGAATCTCAAGCGGAGGTGGTTAGCATAGGGCATGATAAAGTCAAAGAGAATTCAGAGAAAAAACTTGAAAATGTAAAGGCGATCGATGCTCAAGCTTATTATCACTATCAACTCGGGGTCTTAGCCCTCGCCTCAGGGGATATTGAGCAGGCGATTACTCACTACTCCGATGCCCTTAAGTTAGATGATAAATCCCCCTTTTTATACGTAGAGCTTGGAAAAGCTTTGGCTCGTAAAGGAGACTTCTATAGGGCTAAAGAAGTCTGCGAGAAGGCTTTGGTTTTAGATGCTTCCTATCTCCCCGCTCGAACATTACTAGCGGCTGTGTATTCCGGGCTTAATGAAAAGGAACAGGCTATCCAGGAATATCAAAAAGTCATCGAACTCAATCCGAAAGACGCACAACCTTATATTGCTTTAGCAGGTTTATATAAAGAAAAGAAGGACTATACCAAGGCTTTAGAGGTTTTAAATCGGTTAACCGATCAGCCTGAAAATGCTCAAGTCGGGTTCTATCAGATGGGGCAAATCTATCTCGAAATGAAGGATCTGGACCGGGCTATCCAGAGCTTCGAGAAGGCCATCGAAGTCGATTCTGATTTTATTCAGGCCTATGCGACTTTGGCAGCTCTCTATGAGACACAAAAACAATATAAAAAGGCGGCAGAAACCTACGAGAGGGCCTTACATGCCATCGGGGAAGAGCCCCGTATAATGGATCGGCTCATGAGACTTTATACCCAATTGAAGGATTATACCAAAGCTTTACAATATGCCGAGAAACTTAAAAGTGTGGATCCCGATAATGATGAAATCGATATCGATATCGGCGTTATTTACTACGAATCCAAGCAGTATGAAAAAGCTGAGAGTCTTTTCAAGGATTATCTGGCCCTCCATCCGGAGAATATTGAGGTTCGAGCTTATCTTGCAGCCACCTTGGAGGAGAATCAAAAGTACAATGAAGCGCTGGGGGAATGGGAAAAGGTTCTGGAACAGGATCCTAAATCTTTTGATACCCGGATTCGAATCGGAATGCTCCTTTCTCAACAGGGTAAACAGGATCAGGCGATAAAAATGTTTGAGAAAACCCTGGAACTATTTCCGGACAAGACCCGGGCTTATATTTTATTGGGAATTGCTTATAGCCAGGCCAAACGCTATGAAGATGCTTTAAAGGTTCTTCAAAATGGCCTCCAGCAGAATGAAAAGGATCCTGCTTTACTGGCCACCTTACAATTTCATACCGGGGCCGTGTTGGAGCGCCTGGGCCGATTTGATGAAGCCCTTGAGATGTTCAAAAAGGTTATGGATCTGGATCCTACCTACAGTAATGCCTTCAATTACTATGGTTATATGCTGGCCGAAAAGGGGATCCGCCTCGATGAAGCCCTTACGGCAATTCAAAAAGCTTTGGAGCTGGAGCCGGACAATGGGGCCTACATCGATAGCTTGGGCTGGGTGTATTATCAAAAAGGGATGATTGATGAGGCGATTCGGGAACTGGAGCGTGCCGCAAACTTAATTAAGGATGATCCAACCGTTCAAGAACATCTGGGAGATGCCTATTCTAAAAAAGGCTGGTTCCAGAAAGCTATCGATGCCTATGAAAAGTCCTTAAAGTTAAAACCGGAAAACGAGAAGCAAGTCCAGAAAAAGTTAGATGAAATCCGACTCAGACTAAAATCAGAAGCAAATCAGAAGTGAGAAACAGGACGCAAAGAGCATCTATAAAAGGGGCACAAGGAGTAAAGGCCAGAGAGCTGAAGTTGTGGAAGTCTATTTATTTTCATCTCTCTTCCTCGATTCCTTGTTACCTGCTTCTTGTTTCTTGGTTTTTGCTTCTCATTGAGGGTTGCGCAAAAAAACTACCTCCCCCTCTTACCCCGCTTTCTACACCGGCTAAATTATCTACCGGGGAGTTATACCAGTTGATGGAACAACGTATGGCCGGTTTTCAAAACTTCCGAGGTATTGCCAAGATCCGGCTGGTCAGCGAGAACAAAAAGTATCGATTTACGGAGGTCATCGTTCTTGAGAAACCGAACTTGTTCAGGTTGGAGACCCTGGGATTTTTAAATCAACCTGCTTTATTTGTTGTTTCCAACGGTAAGTCCCTATCCCTTTATTCTAAAAGAGATAATCAGTATTATTCGGGTACGGCTTCTCAGGCAAATCTGTTTAAGTTGACCGGCCTTAATCTGGCTGTTGAAGATGTGGTTCGCGTTTTATCGGGCAATCCTCCTCGATTGGAAAAGATCAGCTCAAAACAATCCCGTTATTTTCCAGATCAAAAGGTATACCAGTTGGAGTTGATCTCGACCCGGTCTCAAATCCGGCAGTTGATTTCTTTAGATGCGACCACCAACACCTTCTCCCAGATGGAATCTTATCGACTTCCCGACGGGGTCCTGCTTCTTAAAGTTATGTGGGAAGATTATCGAAGTGCAGACGGCTATCCCGTTCCGGGAAAGGTAATTATCGATAAACCTTTAGATAAAACCCGTATCGAGCTGACGTATCAGAGTTTTGAGGTGAACCAGAGTTTAGATGGCGATCTTTTTTATTTGAAACCTCCTGAAAATGTCACCGTTCGTCTGTTAGATAGTCCTGCAGAAGAACCCTTAGAGCATCTGGCCCCTTTTAAAGAATTTGAACGCCCGGATGGGTCGGACTAATAAGGCTTCCCCGGAGGCTGAAGATAATTTAAGATGAAGAAGCAGAAATCAGGCGAACCACAAGAATAATCCCTATCAGGGCATAAAGAAAAAATAAGAATAAAGCATACGGCGCGAAGACCAGAAGGACTATCAGCATCCCACAGAGAAGATCATGTTGCCAGGTTAATCTGGGATAATCCCAGAATAAAACCCTTTTAATACCCTGGAAGACTCTTTCCAGGGGAGTGGAGGGTGTATACGTTTCATCCAGGGATAGAATAGGTTCGGGACTTACGCCTGCAGGAACTTTAGCTAATTGTCTTCGGGTTTCGAAGATACGATGGATCACCGTGAGGTTTGTGAAGAAAGCCAGAATCCAGACAACCATGTAGAGGTGGTTGGTTAGAGAGCCGATAATAATGGTGACGGTTCGCTCCGGTCTTTCCATGAAACCTACCTTACAACTGGGAATGATGCACTCAGCTCGGGCCCGTACATAGCTGGTCATAATAGTTCCTATCAAGGCGATGACCGAAAGGGTTATATAGAACTTGCTTTTCTCTAAGGCGTAGTAGATGATGATACCGATAAAGATGGCTATATCCGAATATCGATCGATAACCGAATCAAAGAAAGCTCCAAAACTGGTAACCCTTCCGGACATTCTCGCTACGGCCCCATCCAGGACATCAAAAGCTCCGGCAATAATCAAGATAACTCCGGCCAATATAGGGCGTCGATAACCAAAGGCTATGGTGGCAATCACATTAATCCCTAATCCGATGAGCGTGAGCGTATTGGGGGTAAATCCAGCCTTGATTAAGAGTCGAGCCAGGCTATCTCGCCATCTGGCAAAAAGTCCACCTACTTTCTTTCCGACTATATTTTTATCTATCCTCATTACTGCGCTATGATATAAATTCAATTCAAGGGTTGTCAACAATAAAATCTTAGAGCTTTATACTTGACATTGTCCGTTTAAATGCTAACATTTAATAACCGGTTTTTTCATTTTACCCGGTTGTAGTAAACCGGTTGTAGTAAATGGCCATGATTTTGAAATTTTTCAAAGACCTGCTTAAGCTTATTTTCTTTGTTGTTTTCCTGGTTGGATTGAGTTTCCTGAGTGGTTTTATTGTCATGAAACTTTATCTGGCCGGAGGTGAAGTCGAAGTACCCGACTTAACCGGAAAAGAAGTTGAGGAAGCCAAACAGCTTTTATACAAGAAAGGTCTCAACCTTAAGCTGGTGGATGAGAAGAATGATACCAGCATACCTAAAAATCATGTTCTTTCTCAGGACCCTGCACCGAATTCCCGAATAAAACAAAACCGAACGGTTCGTGTGGTTCTAAGTCTGGGACCCGAGGAAGTAACCGTTCCCACCGTGGTAGGAAAGCCTCTGCGAAATGCCCAAATCCTTCTTAGACAGAATGGGCTTTTAGCGGGAAGAACGGTTTACATTCATTCAGATCAGGTTCCTATGGATAGTGTTATTGCTCAAAATCCTCCGGGCGAGTCTAAATATAGTAAGAAGGGGAAAGTAGATCTTTTACTGAGCCGGGGACCTTCTGAAAAGTCCTACATCATGCCGGATTTAATTGGAAAGAAGCTTGACTTTGCCAAAAAAGTTTTAGAAGAAATCGGGCTTGTGGTAGGACGGGTTGAGCGGGAAGCCTATGAAGGGGTTGAGTTCGATGTGGTTATCAGTCAAACCCCCAAACCGGGTACGATTATTAAAAAAGAGAACCTGGTCAATCTGGTGGTAAGTGAAGGGTCTTCTGGACTGGGAGCAGAGTCCAGATTTATTCCAACCAATCCGGTTACTCAGGTTTCCCTTGAGTATGTAGTTCCAGAAGGTCCTCCTACTCAGGAAGTTCGGGTGATTGTCAACAATGATGAGGGAGTTTCTGAAATTTTTAGACAATTCCTTCCTCCTGGGATGCGCATTCAGGTGGCTGTGCCGGTTATTGGGGAGACTTTAGTAGGAATTTATATCGATGGCATGTTGGTCCAACAACGACGATTTTAAAATTGGAGATGAGAGACCAGAGGTCTGTAAAACGGGCCTGGGGTCTTTAGTCTCAAGCCACCCGTTTCATGATTAAAGTTGCTCCTTCCATATTATCGGCGGACTTTGCCAGGTTAGCCGAAGAAGTTAAGATCGTCGAGGCCGGGGGGGCAGATCTCATTCATGTGGATGTAATGGATGGTCATTTTGTTCCTAATCTGACCATAGGACCGATTGTGGTGGAAGCCTTACGAAAAAGGACTTCCCTTCCCCTGGATGTGCACCTGATGATTGAAAATCCAGATGCCTATATTCCGGATTTTATCAAGAGTGGTGCGGATTCTATTACTGTTCATGTCGAAGCCTGTACCCATCTCCACCGAACGGTTCACCTTATTAAAGAAAAAGGGGTCAAAGTAGGGGTTGCCTTAAATCCTGCTACTCCTCTGACAAGCCTGCAGGAGATTGTCCAGGAGATCGATATGGCCCTTTTAATGTCTGTCAATCCCGGATTTGGTGGGCAAAAATTTATTCCTTCGGTACTTTCTAAGATTCAGCGATTCCGGCGAATCTTGCAGGATATGAATATTCTCCGGTTGGAAATTGAGGTGGACGGAGGAATTAAAGTCGACAATGCGGCTCAAATAGCCCTGGCAGGTGCAGATATTTTAGTGGCTGGATCGGCTGTCTTTGGATCTTCGGATCCAGCCGGTGTGATACGAAAAATAAAGGAAGCCTGTGCTATTCAGGTTTAATCAGGAGTCAGAATCCAGGAGTCAGAAACTAACTTCCTGACTCCTGACTCCCGACTTCTATCATTAAAAAATAGAATGGATTTAAAAGAAAAGATTCTCCAACGAAAAGCTGTTGCCGGCGTGATCGGACTGGGCTATGTAGGCCTCCCCTTAGCCTTAGAGTTCTGTAGGGCTGGTTTTCAGGTCATTGGGTTTGATGTAAATATCAACAGGGTTAATGCCATTAACCGGGGCGACTCTTACATTCAGGATATTTCTCCAGAAGCGGTCCAGGCGGCATTGCAGCAAAAGCGGTTACTGGCCTCCACAGATTTTTCTCTTCTGAAAGAAATCGATGCCGTCAGTATCTGTGTGCCGACCCCTTTGAGGAAGACAAAAGATCCGGATATTTCCTATATCGTAGCTGCTGTGGAGCAGATTACCCGGTATTTACATAAAGGGCAACTGATCGTTTTGGAAAGTACTACCTATCCGGGAACGACCGATGAGGTGATCTTACCCGAATTAAGCAAAACGGGCCTTAAAGTTGGAGAAGACTTTTATCTGGCTTTCTCCCCGGAGAGAGTGGATCCCGGAAATACCCGGTTTACCACACGAAATATTCCCAAGGTCATCGGTGGAATTACCCCCCAATGTACCGAAATGGCCATGACGCTCTATGAGCAGATCATTGAAAAGGTGATTCCTGTTTCTTCGACCAAAACGGCCGAAATGGTTAAACTTCTGGAGAATACCTTTCGCAGCGTTAATATTGCCCTGGTTAATGAAATTGCACTGATGTGTGATAAGTTGGGTATCGATGTGTGGGAAGTCATCAATGCTGCAGCCACTAAGCCTTTTGGCTTTATGCCTTTTTATCCGGGACCGGGTTTAGGAGGTCATTGTATTCCGCTGGATCCTTTTTACCTGGCATGGAAACTTAAAACCCTTAATTATACGGCACGATTTATTGAACTGGCCGGAGAGATCAATGCCTTCATGCCCAATTATGTGATTAGTAAAGTTGCCGGAGTTCTCAATGATAAGGAGAGAAGTGTCAAGAACTCAAAAATTCTCATTATCGGGGTAGCCTATAAAAAGGATGTTAACGATATTCGAGAGTCTCCCGCCTTAGATATTATCCGTCTTCTAGAAAAGCAGGGAGCCAGGGTGTACTACCATGATCCTTATATTCCTGAAATTACAGAGGAAGGAATCGTTTTAAAATCGGTAAACTTAACAGAATCTCTTCTGGCCGAAATGGATTGCACCGTCATCGTAACCGATCATAGTGCTTATGATTACCAATGGCTGGTAGATCACTCTAACGTTGTGATTGATACCCGGAATGCTACGAAAAATGTTCGAGATTCTGGCAGGGTGATTCGGAAATTATAAAAACCCAAGGTTAAAGTCTCGGGTTTTGTTAACCTGAGACTTTAACCTTTGGATTCGGAACTGATTTTATCCAGTAGCTGAAGAACCCGATGGGTCTCTTCCAGGGCTTCATCGAAAACAAATTTGATATCCGGAATATATTTTAAATCTAATCTTTTACCTAATTCGCCCCGAATATAGCCACTAGCCCTCTCTAACCCCCCTAAAATTTCCCTTTTCTTTTCCTCAGCTATCGTAACCCCTTGGATCTGGGTAATCGAGGGAATTGTTACATAAAACTTGGCATATCGAAGGTCTTCTGTCAGGTCTACCCGGGTAATGATCACTAGCTTGACTCGAGGATCTTTTATTTCTCGTTGTAAGATAAGGCTAACCTCCTGATGGAGGAGATCCCGAACCCGGTCTGCTCGTTTATACCTGCGCATATTACAATTCTCCATGGTTTAAGCTGGTTAATTCGATTCCATAATCCAGAATACTGACTATTCCCGAGCCTTCTATATGATTTATGACTTTGTTCAATTCCTGATTCACGTAATTTTTATCGTTGCTGACCATAGCAATCCCAATGGTAGAACGCTGCCAGGTTTCCAGATGCCCTATTTCCGCAATGGAAACATTGAATCGATTTTTAATTCGGCTTTTGATGCTGTTAAGTACCTGTCGCTTTCCTTTTAAGGAGTGATTGCTTGGAAGATAAAGTTCTACTCTGCAAATTCCGATAATCATTATGAATTATCAATTATCAATTAAAAAATATTAATTGATAATTGTTAATTTATAATTTAGAGGCCACTTCTTCATAAGAAAAGGCTTCAATGATATCTCCTCTTTTGATATCATTGTAATTTTCCAAGCTGATCCCACATTCAAACCCGCTGGGTACTTCTTTAACATCTTCCTTAAATCGTTTCAAGGAAGCAATTCGACCCTGATGAACCACGACCCCGTTTCGAATGAGACGAATTTCGGCGTTTCGGACCATTTTACCCGAAAGGACTCGACACCCGGCGACCATCCCTACTTTAGATATGGAAAAGACTTCTTGAATTTCGGCCTGTCCCAGAATCACTTCTTTATAGGTAGGTTTGAGGAGTCCTTCCATAGCCTTTTTCACATCCGATATGGCATCGTAAATAACACTATACAGGCGAATATCTACTTTCTCTCTTTCTGCCGATATTCTTGCTTTGACTTCGGGTCGAACATTAAATCCCAGGATAATGGCATTGGAGGCTGAAGCTAACATTACATCTGTTTCAGTAATGGCTCCCACTGCGCCATGGATAACCTTTAGCCGGACCCGTGGGGTACTTAATTTCTCCAGAGATTCCTTGATAGCTTCTACAGAACCCTGGGTATCTGCTTTGACCACTAACCTTAATTCTTGAACATCTCCTTCTTGAATCTTTCGGTATAGATCTTCCAGAGAAACTTTAGCCGATTTTGAGAGTTCTTCCTCCCGTTGTTTTTCTTGACGGCTTAAGGCAATTTGACGTGCTTTACGTTCATCGCTGACAACGATAAAGGAATCTCCTGCAGAAGGTACACCGGTCAGGCCAAGAACCTCTACCGGGGTAGAAGGACCCGCTTCTTTGACTTTGTGACCCATGTCATCGATCATGGCCCGCACCTTTCCATAGTAGAGCCCGCATACAAAAGGATCTCCAATTCGCAAGGTTCCATTTTGCACCAGGACGGTTGCAACCGGGCCACGTCCTTTATCTAATCGAGCTTCTAGAATAGTTCCTTTGGCAGGCCTATCCGGATTGGCTTTGAGCTCCATGATTTCAGCCTGAAGCAAGATCATCTCCAGCAGAAGATCCAGGTTAATACGCTGTTTGGCGGATATTTCCACGAAAATGGTATTTCCTC from Candidatus Limnocylindrales bacterium harbors:
- the rpe gene encoding ribulose-phosphate 3-epimerase, whose translation is MIKVAPSILSADFARLAEEVKIVEAGGADLIHVDVMDGHFVPNLTIGPIVVEALRKRTSLPLDVHLMIENPDAYIPDFIKSGADSITVHVEACTHLHRTVHLIKEKGVKVGVALNPATPLTSLQEIVQEIDMALLMSVNPGFGGQKFIPSVLSKIQRFRRILQDMNILRLEIEVDGGIKVDNAAQIALAGADILVAGSAVFGSSDPAGVIRKIKEACAIQV
- a CDS encoding DUF503 domain-containing protein, with translation MIIGICRVELYLPSNHSLKGKRQVLNSIKSRIKNRFNVSIAEIGHLETWQRSTIGIAMVSNDKNYVNQELNKVINHIEGSGIVSILDYGIELTSLNHGEL
- the rbfA gene encoding 30S ribosome-binding factor RbfA, whose translation is MRRYKRADRVRDLLHQEVSLILQREIKDPRVKLVIITRVDLTEDLRYAKFYVTIPSITQIQGVTIAEEKKREILGGLERASGYIRGELGKRLDLKYIPDIKFVFDEALEETHRVLQLLDKISSESKG
- a CDS encoding CDP-alcohol phosphatidyltransferase family protein — its product is MRIDKNIVGKKVGGLFARWRDSLARLLIKAGFTPNTLTLIGLGINVIATIAFGYRRPILAGVILIIAGAFDVLDGAVARMSGRVTSFGAFFDSVIDRYSDIAIFIGIIIYYALEKSKFYITLSVIALIGTIMTSYVRARAECIIPSCKVGFMERPERTVTIIIGSLTNHLYMVVWILAFFTNLTVIHRIFETRRQLAKVPAGVSPEPILSLDETYTPSTPLERVFQGIKRVLFWDYPRLTWQHDLLCGMLIVLLVFAPYALFLFFLYALIGIILVVRLISASSS
- a CDS encoding nucleotide sugar dehydrogenase, yielding MDLKEKILQRKAVAGVIGLGYVGLPLALEFCRAGFQVIGFDVNINRVNAINRGDSYIQDISPEAVQAALQQKRLLASTDFSLLKEIDAVSICVPTPLRKTKDPDISYIVAAVEQITRYLHKGQLIVLESTTYPGTTDEVILPELSKTGLKVGEDFYLAFSPERVDPGNTRFTTRNIPKVIGGITPQCTEMAMTLYEQIIEKVIPVSSTKTAEMVKLLENTFRSVNIALVNEIALMCDKLGIDVWEVINAAATKPFGFMPFYPGPGLGGHCIPLDPFYLAWKLKTLNYTARFIELAGEINAFMPNYVISKVAGVLNDKERSVKNSKILIIGVAYKKDVNDIRESPALDIIRLLEKQGARVYYHDPYIPEITEEGIVLKSVNLTESLLAEMDCTVIVTDHSAYDYQWLVDHSNVVIDTRNATKNVRDSGRVIRKL
- a CDS encoding tetratricopeptide repeat protein gives rise to the protein MDTIKRLFKSKGTFWILIVLLNSCSSTAKSTPPSLESQAEVVSIGHDKVKENSEKKLENVKAIDAQAYYHYQLGVLALASGDIEQAITHYSDALKLDDKSPFLYVELGKALARKGDFYRAKEVCEKALVLDASYLPARTLLAAVYSGLNEKEQAIQEYQKVIELNPKDAQPYIALAGLYKEKKDYTKALEVLNRLTDQPENAQVGFYQMGQIYLEMKDLDRAIQSFEKAIEVDSDFIQAYATLAALYETQKQYKKAAETYERALHAIGEEPRIMDRLMRLYTQLKDYTKALQYAEKLKSVDPDNDEIDIDIGVIYYESKQYEKAESLFKDYLALHPENIEVRAYLAATLEENQKYNEALGEWEKVLEQDPKSFDTRIRIGMLLSQQGKQDQAIKMFEKTLELFPDKTRAYILLGIAYSQAKRYEDALKVLQNGLQQNEKDPALLATLQFHTGAVLERLGRFDEALEMFKKVMDLDPTYSNAFNYYGYMLAEKGIRLDEALTAIQKALELEPDNGAYIDSLGWVYYQKGMIDEAIRELERAANLIKDDPTVQEHLGDAYSKKGWFQKAIDAYEKSLKLKPENEKQVQKKLDEIRLRLKSEANQK
- the infB gene encoding translation initiation factor IF-2 gives rise to the protein MGKNVRLYDLARRLGIASKDLVKLVQGEGIEVTSHMSSVDSDTADLIMDIFSSSAETKKGMEVAVKPTPTQEPETLKVQEKKVQGKKDVKAEAVKEKKPEIKPEVKPDVKPETKKPDKPTPPARPTIEMTEAITVKELAEKMGVPPPQVIKSLIKMGIMANINQILDIDAAVSVADKFGFNVKSIDLEGEKLFPGEQEDESLLKPRPPVVTIMGHVDHGKTSLLDAIRKSRIAATEAGGITQHIGAYKVRLDKGEIVFLDTPGHEAFTAMRARGARVTDIVVLVVAADDGVMPQTIEAIDHAKAAGVPIIVAINKIDKPNADPQRVKNELTKYDLLPEAWGGNTIFVEISAKQRINLDLLLEMILLQAEIMELKANPDRPAKGTILEARLDKGRGPVATVLVQNGTLRIGDPFVCGLYYGKVRAMIDDMGHKVKEAGPSTPVEVLGLTGVPSAGDSFIVVSDERKARQIALSRQEKQREEELSKSAKVSLEDLYRKIQEGDVQELRLVVKADTQGSVEAIKESLEKLSTPRVRLKVIHGAVGAITETDVMLASASNAIILGFNVRPEVKARISAEREKVDIRLYSVIYDAISDVKKAMEGLLKPTYKEVILGQAEIQEVFSISKVGMVAGCRVLSGKMVRNAEIRLIRNGVVVHQGRIASLKRFKEDVKEVPSGFECGISLENYNDIKRGDIIEAFSYEEVASKL
- a CDS encoding DUF4292 domain-containing protein; protein product: MEQRMAGFQNFRGIAKIRLVSENKKYRFTEVIVLEKPNLFRLETLGFLNQPALFVVSNGKSLSLYSKRDNQYYSGTASQANLFKLTGLNLAVEDVVRVLSGNPPRLEKISSKQSRYFPDQKVYQLELISTRSQIRQLISLDATTNTFSQMESYRLPDGVLLLKVMWEDYRSADGYPVPGKVIIDKPLDKTRIELTYQSFEVNQSLDGDLFYLKPPENVTVRLLDSPAEEPLEHLAPFKEFERPDGSD
- a CDS encoding branched-chain amino acid ABC transporter substrate-binding protein, which produces MFYTLRCMVLRAMKKTQNSPRILRILALALSFLVQMTLVLETSYATEVIKIAVGIPLTGPLAKQGQEVANAVKLAAEEWNERGGVLGARIEVLEADDQGNPQMGVTAAEKIIADPAVMGVVYGITSVTCIPASEKFEAANLVMISPGCTNPKVTDRGLKVVNRVCARDDAQGPAGAIFAVEELKAKKIAIFDDGTTGPRGAADEFEKKAKELGAQTFRFVIKAGDKDLRSILGTVPKDVQVIYASLWSPEASLMAKQLPEVGLDVRMIGPDGQFEPVDYIQASGGAAEGNYVSFLAPDMRKVPEAAEFVKKFEAQYGPLSSYGPLAYEAANIILTAIQKVGKADRAAIRDAVRATKDYRGILGVPISFDEKGDVAGGVIYFYQVKNNAFEQVKTIVVK
- a CDS encoding PASTA domain-containing protein; translation: MAMILKFFKDLLKLIFFVVFLVGLSFLSGFIVMKLYLAGGEVEVPDLTGKEVEEAKQLLYKKGLNLKLVDEKNDTSIPKNHVLSQDPAPNSRIKQNRTVRVVLSLGPEEVTVPTVVGKPLRNAQILLRQNGLLAGRTVYIHSDQVPMDSVIAQNPPGESKYSKKGKVDLLLSRGPSEKSYIMPDLIGKKLDFAKKVLEEIGLVVGRVEREAYEGVEFDVVISQTPKPGTIIKKENLVNLVVSEGSSGLGAESRFIPTNPVTQVSLEYVVPEGPPTQEVRVIVNNDEGVSEIFRQFLPPGMRIQVAVPVIGETLVGIYIDGMLVQQRRF